In Spea bombifrons isolate aSpeBom1 chromosome 12, aSpeBom1.2.pri, whole genome shotgun sequence, the following proteins share a genomic window:
- the NDUFA3 gene encoding NADH dehydrogenase [ubiquinone] 1 alpha subcomplex subunit 3 — protein MHCDANIRFRQASGGKMAAFVKFGAFLKNAWAKEPVITAAAAIGILAVVVPVVSPYTKYSAMMNKAVPYSYPVPVRDDGNMPDVPSHPTDNVGPNLDWLKNF, from the exons ATGCACTGCGACGCGAACATCCGCTTCCGGCAGGCGTCAGGAGGCAAGATGGCTGCGTTCGTCA aATTTGGAGCATTCCTGAAAAATGCGTGGGCAAAGGAACCGGTCATAACTGCCGCCGCCGCCATTGGCATATTGG CTGTTGTTGTTCCGGTTGTCAGCCCATACACAAAGTATTCCGCTATGATGAACAAAGCTGTGCCGTACTCCTATCCAG TTCCAGTCCGAGATGATGGAAACATGCCTGATGTCCCCAGCCATCCTACTGATAACGTCGGACCCAACTTGGACTGGCTAAAGAACTTCTAA
- the TFPT gene encoding TCF3 fusion partner, with the protein MAVSFEEFSVPPGSELALPPLFGGNILESELETEVEFVDGGLSGDNLQDEEEEEAQQRLRELNKRKFLALSRRCKEIEQVNERILNRLHEVQKITRRMKQERRCLMKILDSYGDDYRKSHLTIMLEDEGPHRSNTPSPANSENEAAENDELPASRGGLSGLSLGLETASPESPSLAEGPPAKRRKKHKEEKDHIGTKLSPSLLPSEPLLAQVKIEEDYLCEGDEELPLSWQPLSPRDKILQYTKFSSPGPCPDFD; encoded by the exons ATGGCTGTGAGCTTTGAGGAGTTCTCCGTCCCCCCTGGCTCTGAACTCGCTCTTCCGCCGTTGTTTGggggaaatattttggaaagcGAGCTCGAGACCGAGGTGGAGTTTGTGGATGGAGGCCTCAGCGGAGACAACCTTCAGgatgaagaggaagaagaagccCAGCAGAGGCTGAGAGAACTCAACAAGAGGAAGTTCCTTGCCCTGAGCCGGCGATGTAAAGAAATTGAACAG GTGAACGAGAGGATTCTCAACAGGCTCCACGAAGTGCAGAAGATAACGCGCCGGATGAAACAAGAACGGAG ATGCCTTATGAAAATCCTGGATTCGTATGGGGATGATTATAGAAAGAGCCATCTCACTATCATGCTTGAG GATGAAGGACCCCATCGGTCCAACACGCCATCCCCTGCCAACTCGGAGAACGAAGCCGCGGAAAACGATGAGCTGCCTGCTAGTCGGGGGGGCTTATCAGGGCTGTCCCTCGGTTTGGAGACTGCTAGTCCGGAAAGTCCATCTCTGGCAGAAGGACCTCCGGCCAAGAGGAGGAAGAAACACAAGGAGGAGAAGGATCACATTGGGACAAAGCTGTCTCCATCTCTCCTTCCATCCGAACCCCTGCTAGCTCAG GTGAAGATTGAAGAGGATTATCTGTGCGAAGGCGATGAAGAGCTTCCTCTCAGCTGGCAGCCTCTCAGCCCACGTGACAAGATTCTTCAGTATACAAAGTTTTCCAGCCCTGGACCCTGCCCGGACTTTGACTGA
- the PRPF31 gene encoding U4/U6 small nuclear ribonucleoprotein Prp31: protein MSLADELLADLEEAAGEEDDNLIDEDDLETIEEVQEEMQVDMNAESVKSIAKLWDSRQFSEILEKIEAYVKKQPNAEVMGPVEAAPEYKVIVDANNLTVEIENELNIIHKFIRDKYSKRFPELESLVPNALDYIRTVKELGNSLDKCKNNEILQQILTNATIMVVSVTASTTQGQQLTDEELERIEEACNMALELNQSKHRIYEYVESRMSFIAPNLSIIVGASTAAKIMGIAGGLTNLSKMPACNVMLLGAQRKTLSGFSSTSVLPHTGYIYHSDIVQSLPSDLHRKAARLVSAKCTLAARVDSFHESSEGKVGYDLKEEIERKFDKWQEPPPVKQVKPLPAPLDGQRKKRGGRRYRKMKERLGLTEIRKQANRMSFGEIEEDAYQEDLGFSLGHLGKSGSGRIRQAQVNDATKARISKTLQRTLQKQSMVYGGKSTVRDRSSGTASSVAFTPLQGLEIVNPQAAEKKVAEANQKYFSSMAEFLKVKSEKSGTMTQ from the exons ATGTCTCTGGCGGATGAGCTGCTGGCTGACCTGGAGGAAGCGGCCGGGGAGGAAGACGATAACCTAATAGATGAAGATGACTTGGAAACAATTgaagaggtgcaggaggagatGCAAGTGGACATGAATGCTGAGTCGGTAAAAAGTATAGCCAAGCTATGGGATAGTAGACAG ttttcagaaatattggaGAAGATAGAGGCTTATGTCAAAAAGCAACCAAATGCTGAAG TAATGGGACCGGTGGAAGCTGCCCCGGAATACAAAGTCATAGTTGATGCAAACAATCTGACTGTAGAGATTGAGAATGAACTTA ATATTATTCACAAATTTATCCGGGACAAATATTCCAAGAGATTTCCAGAGTTGGAGTCCCTGGTTCCAAATGCTTTGGACTACATCAGGACAGTAAAG GAGCTCGGGAACAGCCTGGACAAATGCAAAAACAATGAGATTCTGCAGCAGATCCTCACCAACGCCACTATAATGGTTGTGAGTGTGACCGCTTCCACCACACAAGG GCAGCAACTGACAGACGAAGAGCTGGAGCGCATCGAGGAAGCTTGCAATATGGCGTTGGAGCTGAACCAGTCCAAGCACAGAATCTATGAGTATGTCGAGTCACGCATGTCATTCATTGCTCCAAACCTCTCCATCATTGTGGGGGCTTCCACCGCAGCCAAAATAATGG GTATTGCCGGCGGTCTGACAAATCTCTCTAAAATGCCAGCCTGTAACGTCATGCTGCTGGGGGCGCAAAGAAAGACCTTGTCTGGCTTTTCTAGTACATCGGTGCTTCCCCATACTGGGTATATCTACCATAGCGACATAGTACAGTCCCTGCCCTCG GACTTGCATCGAAAGGCAGCACGACTTGTATCTGCAAAATGCACACTAGCGGCACGTGTTGATAGTTTTCACGAGAGTTcggaaggaaag GTTGGTTATGACCTAAAAGAAGAGATTGAACGTAAATTTGACAAGTGGCAAGAACCCCCTCCGGTCAAGCAAGTGAAACCTCTGCCAGCTCCCCTTGATGGGCAAAGAAAGAAACGTGGCGGGCGTAG GTACAGAAAAATGAAGGAACGTCTGGGACTAACGGAGATTCGTAAACAAGCCAACAGAATGAGCTTTGGAGAG attgaaGAAGATGCCTATCAGGAAGATCTGGGTTTCAGTCTAGGACATCTTGGGAAGTCCGGAAGTGGCCGGATACGACAGGCTCAAGTGAACGATGCCACTAAGGCCAGAATCTCCAAGACCTTGCAG CGCACACTCCAAAAACAGAGCATGGTGTACGGGGGCAAGTCTACTGTCAGGGACCGGTCTTCAGGTACCGCGTCCAGCGTTGCTTTCACGCCTCTTCAG GGGTTGGAGATCGTTAACCCTCAGGCAGCTGAGAAGAAAGTAGCAGAAGCGAACCAGAAGTACTTTTCCAGCATGGCAGAATTTCTCAAAGTGAAGAGCGAGAAGAGCGGCACCATGACGCAGTGA